In one bacterium genomic region, the following are encoded:
- a CDS encoding FAD-binding oxidoreductase, whose product MDANATHVVKIDRIANELRSRDAKAGPLSLQKGGVSHFVPNPNDPKHRDRKINVRDLNEILEIDPGAKTCTAEPGVTFERLVRETLKRGLAPMLVPELKTITIGGAVSGCSVESMSHKYGGFHDSCLEYEVITAAGDVLSCSPSANADVFHMIHGSYGTLGIISKLKFRLIDAKPFVRMDYVTYKTFGDLTKGVLEQTDADFIDAIVHSPDRNVLCAGTFMEAPPTGVRPSDYTWLNVFYKSTREKTRDYLTTYDYFFRYDTECHWLSRTVPGLETKLLRFLLGKFLLGSTNLLTWSKRLAPLLKFDKRPDVVVDVFIPVNRLETFMRQYREKIGYYPLWVVPYRRVQPYPWIHPDYDKAIGDRMFFDLAVYGLSNRDRKANYYEILEEMTYECRGIKTLISHNFYDRGRFWTIYNRPEYERIKKRTDPDNFFRDLYDKFHFNLREASP is encoded by the coding sequence ATGGATGCGAACGCGACCCACGTCGTGAAGATTGACCGCATCGCGAACGAGCTACGCTCGCGCGACGCCAAGGCCGGTCCCCTGTCGCTTCAGAAGGGCGGCGTTTCCCACTTCGTCCCCAATCCCAACGACCCGAAACACAGGGACCGGAAGATCAACGTCCGCGACCTGAATGAAATTCTCGAGATCGATCCGGGGGCGAAGACCTGCACGGCCGAACCCGGCGTCACCTTTGAAAGGCTGGTTCGGGAGACTCTGAAGCGGGGTTTGGCCCCGATGCTCGTGCCGGAGCTCAAGACCATCACGATCGGCGGAGCCGTCTCCGGCTGCTCCGTCGAGTCCATGTCCCACAAGTACGGCGGCTTCCACGATTCCTGCCTGGAATACGAGGTCATCACGGCCGCGGGCGACGTGCTCTCCTGCTCCCCTTCGGCGAACGCGGATGTCTTCCACATGATCCACGGCTCTTATGGAACGCTGGGGATCATCTCGAAGCTGAAGTTCCGCCTGATCGACGCCAAACCCTTCGTCCGGATGGACTACGTGACGTACAAGACCTTCGGGGACCTGACGAAGGGGGTATTGGAGCAAACGGACGCCGACTTCATCGACGCGATCGTCCACTCCCCGGACAGGAACGTTCTCTGCGCGGGAACCTTCATGGAGGCCCCGCCCACCGGGGTCAGGCCGAGCGACTACACCTGGTTGAACGTCTTTTACAAGAGCACGCGGGAAAAGACCCGGGACTACCTCACGACCTACGATTATTTCTTTCGCTACGACACGGAGTGCCACTGGCTCTCTCGCACGGTGCCCGGCCTGGAGACCAAGCTTCTGAGGTTCCTCCTCGGCAAGTTCCTTCTCGGTTCGACGAACCTCCTCACCTGGTCCAAGCGTCTGGCGCCCCTGCTGAAGTTCGACAAGCGCCCGGACGTCGTCGTGGATGTCTTTATTCCCGTGAACCGGTTGGAAACCTTCATGCGGCAATACCGGGAGAAGATCGGCTACTACCCGCTTTGGGTGGTCCCCTACCGCCGCGTCCAGCCCTACCCCTGGATTCATCCCGACTACGACAAGGCGATCGGCGACCGGATGTTCTTCGACCTGGCCGTCTATGGACTTTCGAACAGGGACCGGAAGGCCAACTATTACGAGATTCTGGAGGAGATGACGTACGAATGCCGCGGCATCAAGACTCTGATCTCGCACAATTTCTACGACCGCGGGAGGTTTTGGACGATCTACAACCGTCCGGAATATGAAAGAATCAAGAAGCGGACGGACCCGGACAATTTCTTCCGCGATCTGTACGACAAGTTTCATTTCAATCTGAGGGAGGCCTCCCCGTGA
- a CDS encoding sensor histidine kinase, whose translation MLALAGCGIRAVALGVDNLLLGASSASPSELPFFRAQIFHRMVLDPKNDPLSPLFASRDGVAAQAPGILAPFFGGVEPTPVTVKASILKDYEGSAFLRADLEEMSKAGVLLAVWDNCLSGTTSRIHHLIDHHYGGLFPRSRRFLSTSYRMPLGQREFLELVLERLGVTLDELLIVTANPGQRDYALRCGAASLLLRPFDGAAPAPSLLASLATYLGGPIHDPVAFMRAMNDCVNDPEVDRKVRSLPKNHPFQDDVRFVREEIMKRDSACGAIVSDVHCFLVDQRMHAEGGLTGILEGIPPPPHFKSAEAIGRDILDLADGYLAQVERRIPELARSAVVDLIKEVASLCKITDASFLATGIVQEIERRLRTHITLNRRLYVDEARVFHEDEWFELADIFLVDHDALDRRYEKWIVDTERAFREMAARKEDAKAVRRLVKERLVDDLILTVMELEMMVRSFEEGQPRPKLFPRHHGAKNRAATLTLNIGDKQMWKESMLTVKTVHGWAQWMVRRQLRHAKEFGVDLKFTYSKDASVPSLELSDLSELERESLDDILTELITNAVKYRRSNGIPEVRVEVTEGEGAIVFRVEDNGMGIGDVERVLEGFREHPEETEGYGGGLASVTRHLKSHPGWELSVQSQVGVGSLFLLKAVLQDQEGQRKRLSSSGFPAL comes from the coding sequence GTGCTGGCCCTCGCGGGATGCGGAATCAGAGCCGTTGCGCTCGGCGTGGACAACCTTCTCCTGGGGGCATCGTCCGCCTCCCCTTCCGAGCTGCCCTTCTTTCGCGCCCAAATCTTCCATCGAATGGTTCTGGACCCCAAGAACGACCCCCTCTCGCCCCTTTTTGCGAGCCGGGACGGTGTGGCCGCGCAAGCGCCGGGGATATTGGCCCCCTTTTTCGGCGGCGTCGAGCCGACGCCCGTGACGGTGAAGGCCTCGATCCTTAAGGACTACGAGGGCTCAGCTTTTCTCCGTGCGGATCTGGAGGAGATGTCGAAGGCGGGCGTGCTCCTCGCAGTTTGGGACAATTGCCTGTCCGGAACCACCTCCCGGATCCATCACTTGATCGACCATCATTACGGGGGTCTTTTTCCAAGATCGCGCCGTTTCCTCTCGACCAGCTATCGCATGCCCTTGGGCCAGCGGGAGTTTTTGGAACTGGTCCTCGAGAGGCTGGGAGTGACGTTGGATGAACTGTTGATCGTGACGGCCAACCCCGGCCAGAGGGACTACGCCCTTCGCTGCGGGGCGGCCTCGCTTCTCTTGAGGCCTTTCGATGGGGCCGCGCCCGCTCCCTCCCTCCTTGCCTCCCTGGCCACGTACTTGGGAGGCCCCATCCACGACCCGGTGGCTTTCATGAGGGCGATGAACGACTGCGTGAACGACCCCGAAGTTGACCGCAAGGTCCGGTCCCTGCCGAAAAACCACCCCTTCCAGGACGATGTCCGCTTTGTCCGCGAGGAGATCATGAAAAGAGACTCCGCTTGCGGCGCGATCGTTTCCGACGTCCATTGCTTCCTGGTCGATCAGAGGATGCACGCCGAAGGCGGATTGACGGGCATTCTGGAGGGGATTCCGCCGCCTCCGCACTTCAAATCCGCGGAAGCCATCGGCCGGGACATCTTGGATTTGGCCGACGGCTACCTCGCCCAGGTGGAGAGACGCATCCCGGAACTGGCCCGGTCGGCCGTCGTCGACTTGATCAAGGAGGTCGCGTCCCTCTGCAAGATCACGGATGCCTCTTTTCTGGCCACCGGCATCGTCCAGGAGATCGAAAGGCGCCTGCGGACCCACATCACCCTGAACCGGAGGCTTTACGTCGACGAGGCGAGGGTCTTCCATGAAGACGAATGGTTCGAGTTGGCGGATATCTTTCTCGTCGACCATGACGCTCTGGACCGGCGGTATGAGAAATGGATCGTCGACACCGAGCGGGCCTTCCGAGAAATGGCGGCAAGAAAAGAGGATGCGAAGGCCGTCCGCCGCCTGGTCAAGGAGCGATTGGTCGACGACCTGATCCTCACCGTCATGGAATTGGAAATGATGGTCCGGTCGTTCGAAGAGGGCCAACCCAGACCCAAGCTCTTTCCGCGCCACCACGGCGCCAAGAACCGGGCGGCCACCCTCACGTTGAACATCGGCGACAAGCAGATGTGGAAGGAGTCGATGCTGACCGTCAAGACGGTCCACGGGTGGGCGCAATGGATGGTCAGGAGGCAGCTTCGGCACGCGAAGGAATTCGGCGTCGACCTGAAGTTCACCTATTCAAAGGATGCGAGCGTTCCCTCCCTCGAGCTTTCGGATCTTTCCGAGCTGGAGCGCGAGTCCCTGGACGACATCCTGACCGAGCTCATCACCAACGCGGTGAAATACCGCAGATCAAACGGGATCCCCGAGGTGAGGGTCGAGGTCACCGAGGGCGAAGGAGCGATCGTCTTTCGGGTGGAGGACAACGGAATGGGGATTGGGGACGTGGAACGGGTCTTGGAGGGCTTCCGCGAACACCCGGAGGAGACCGAGGGCTACGGCGGAGGGCTGGCCTCCGTCACCCGTCATTTGAAGAGCCATCCCGGCTGGGAGCTTTCAGTTCAATCGCAGGTGGGGGTCGGCAGCCTCTTCCTCCTCAAGGCCGTCCTCCAGGATCAGGAGGGGCAGAGGAAGCGCCTTTCCTCCTCCGGGTTTCCCGCGCTCTGA
- a CDS encoding prohibitin family protein, translating to MADGTGSASGAFKVIKWVVGVFLVLIIVTWLNPFVTIGPGERGVVTRFGAVQDRILDEGLSFRMPIVEKVIVVDVKTHKIEVNAPSYSKDLQNVDTKIALNYHLDPKNVHRLLQEIGVDYEIRIISPAIQESVKAATAKFTAAELVSERPKVKEEIKATLVARLHPSFMAVDDFSIVDFEFSETFERAIDEKQIAEQNALKAQNDLRRIQVEAEQRIAQATAEAEAIRIQSEALKQNQGLVQLEAVKKWNGALPGIMMGNTLPFMDMGRFVNSGQQ from the coding sequence ATGGCGGACGGAACCGGCAGCGCCAGCGGTGCATTCAAGGTCATCAAGTGGGTCGTCGGGGTCTTTCTCGTTCTCATCATCGTCACGTGGCTGAATCCCTTCGTGACCATCGGCCCCGGCGAGCGAGGCGTGGTCACGCGGTTCGGCGCCGTCCAGGACCGTATCCTGGACGAGGGGCTTTCCTTCCGGATGCCGATCGTCGAAAAGGTCATCGTCGTGGATGTCAAGACGCACAAGATCGAGGTGAACGCTCCTTCGTACTCGAAGGATCTTCAGAACGTCGACACGAAGATCGCCCTCAACTACCACCTCGATCCGAAGAACGTTCACCGGCTCTTGCAAGAAATCGGGGTTGATTACGAGATCCGGATCATTTCGCCGGCGATCCAGGAATCCGTGAAAGCCGCCACCGCCAAGTTTACGGCCGCGGAACTCGTCTCCGAACGGCCCAAGGTGAAGGAGGAGATCAAGGCAACGCTCGTGGCGCGCCTGCACCCCAGCTTCATGGCGGTGGACGACTTCTCCATCGTCGATTTCGAGTTCTCCGAAACCTTCGAGCGCGCCATCGACGAAAAGCAGATCGCCGAGCAGAATGCCTTGAAGGCCCAGAACGACCTGCGCCGCATCCAGGTCGAGGCCGAGCAGCGGATCGCCCAGGCTACGGCGGAGGCCGAGGCCATCCGCATCCAATCCGAGGCCTTGAAACAGAATCAGGGCCTGGTCCAGCTCGAGGCCGTCAAGAAGTGGAACGGGGCCCTGCCGGGAATCATGATGGGGAACACCTTGCCCTTCATGGACATGGGACGATTCGTCAACAGTGGGCAACAATAA
- a CDS encoding acetyl-CoA hydrolase/transferase C-terminal domain-containing protein codes for MGNNKKSLSEVLSLFRTRDRLAVPLATGQPMGLLSALSNRTDWERLEIFTGLLAFPYPVLKDPHVYTTSGYYGPVERFLNEQGAHVDYLPADFIGFEIIEKKRPSRVVATTVSVPDSEGHVTFGTHGAAADVPFRLACRDKDRLGIAEVNPTMPVVYGAPGHGDNKIRLDEIDVYFESDQAQIEVPPSEATDVEKKISDNVLSLIRSGDTLQFGIGGIPNHVATLLAAGPLGDFGVHSELVSDGFLKLVESGKVSNRGKGTFQGQSVFTFALGSQSLYDFLDERKGRNRRQAICLPVSVVNDPHVIAKNRNMTSINSGFMIDFNGQVTSEAIGLKQYSGVGGQLLFVQGAYASEGGRSILCIKSTANVDGKNISNIVPALPPGSIVSTPRHYVQYIVTEYGIADLYGVPDELRAERLIAVAHPDFRAELKAKADEMNRLYYKRSS; via the coding sequence GTGGGCAACAATAAAAAGTCCCTTTCCGAAGTCTTGAGCCTTTTCCGGACTCGGGACCGCCTCGCCGTTCCCCTGGCGACGGGTCAACCCATGGGGCTCCTCTCCGCGCTTTCCAACCGGACGGATTGGGAGAGGCTGGAGATCTTCACCGGGCTTCTAGCCTTTCCATACCCCGTCCTGAAGGACCCGCACGTCTATACCACCAGCGGTTACTATGGGCCCGTCGAGCGTTTCCTGAACGAGCAGGGGGCGCACGTGGATTACTTGCCCGCCGACTTCATAGGGTTCGAGATCATCGAAAAGAAGCGCCCCTCGCGCGTTGTCGCCACGACGGTTTCCGTCCCCGACTCGGAGGGCCACGTCACGTTCGGGACACACGGCGCGGCCGCCGACGTCCCGTTTCGGCTCGCCTGCCGCGACAAGGACCGGCTCGGGATCGCCGAGGTGAATCCCACGATGCCGGTCGTCTATGGCGCGCCGGGACACGGCGACAACAAGATCCGCCTGGACGAGATCGATGTCTATTTCGAGTCCGATCAGGCCCAGATTGAGGTGCCGCCGTCCGAGGCCACCGACGTCGAGAAAAAGATCTCCGACAACGTCCTGAGCCTCATCCGCTCGGGAGACACCCTTCAATTCGGGATCGGCGGGATTCCTAACCACGTGGCGACGCTTCTGGCGGCCGGCCCCTTGGGAGACTTTGGGGTCCATTCGGAACTCGTCTCGGATGGATTTCTGAAGCTCGTCGAATCGGGAAAGGTTTCGAACCGAGGCAAGGGGACTTTTCAGGGACAAAGCGTCTTTACCTTCGCCCTCGGCTCCCAATCCCTCTACGATTTCCTGGACGAAAGAAAAGGCCGGAACCGCCGTCAGGCGATTTGCCTCCCGGTCTCCGTCGTGAACGATCCCCACGTGATCGCGAAGAACCGCAACATGACCAGCATCAATTCGGGCTTCATGATCGACTTCAACGGGCAGGTCACCTCCGAAGCGATCGGTCTCAAGCAATACAGCGGCGTCGGAGGACAATTGCTTTTCGTGCAGGGGGCCTACGCCTCGGAGGGCGGACGCAGCATCCTCTGCATCAAATCGACAGCGAACGTGGATGGGAAGAATATCTCGAACATCGTACCCGCGCTTCCTCCGGGAAGCATCGTCAGCACGCCCCGGCATTACGTCCAGTACATCGTCACCGAATACGGCATCGCCGACCTCTACGGCGTTCCCGATGAGCTCCGCGCCGAAAGGCTGATCGCCGTAGCCCATCCCGATTTCCGGGCCGAGCTGAAGGCCAAGGCCGACGAGATGAACCGGCTCTATTACAAGCGTTCCTCCTAG
- a CDS encoding tRNA-dihydrouridine synthase: protein MTQHSGRLSGFWNTLSRPIIALSPMDGVTDFACRAIAARHGRPDVIFTEFTTAVGMFYAPEKVLRDFEYSEAERPIVAQVYGNHPDDFYRSAHVVAELGFDGLDINMGCPAKQVTQKNCGAALIRVPDLALEIIRATRAGLQDWSRGQSLEDLKVPEKVITVVRHMNHRRSGRQEGGEGRRRLIPYSVKTRLGYDEIVIERWVETLLTESPAAISIHGRTLKQMYRGPARWDAIARVAGIARGSGTLILGNGDVSSRAEALRRIAETGVDGVLIGRASMGNPWIFAGREAAKPERISVALEHARYFVDGRGEREFKAVRKHMVGYLKGFPDAAALRMKALNTLTLEQLSQVLDQAG from the coding sequence ATGACGCAGCACTCCGGCCGCTTGAGCGGCTTCTGGAACACGCTTTCGCGGCCCATCATCGCCCTCTCCCCCATGGATGGCGTGACGGACTTCGCCTGCCGGGCCATCGCCGCGCGGCATGGACGGCCGGACGTGATTTTTACCGAATTCACCACGGCCGTCGGCATGTTTTACGCGCCGGAAAAGGTCCTGCGGGATTTTGAGTATTCGGAGGCCGAGCGGCCGATCGTCGCCCAGGTGTACGGAAACCATCCGGACGACTTTTACCGGTCGGCTCATGTCGTCGCGGAGTTGGGTTTTGACGGCCTCGACATCAACATGGGTTGCCCCGCCAAGCAGGTGACTCAAAAAAACTGCGGGGCCGCCCTCATCCGTGTGCCGGATCTGGCGCTTGAAATCATCCGCGCGACGCGGGCGGGACTCCAGGACTGGTCCCGAGGGCAGTCGTTGGAGGACCTGAAGGTTCCCGAAAAGGTGATCACCGTCGTCCGACACATGAACCACAGACGAAGCGGTCGCCAGGAGGGAGGCGAAGGCCGCCGCCGTTTGATCCCGTACTCCGTCAAGACCCGCCTGGGCTACGACGAGATCGTCATCGAGCGTTGGGTGGAGACCCTCTTGACGGAGAGCCCCGCGGCCATTTCGATCCACGGCCGGACGCTCAAGCAGATGTACCGTGGACCCGCTCGATGGGACGCCATCGCCCGGGTCGCCGGCATCGCGCGCGGCAGCGGCACCCTGATCCTGGGCAACGGGGACGTTTCTTCGCGCGCGGAAGCCCTTCGCAGGATCGCGGAGACCGGCGTGGACGGGGTCCTGATCGGCCGCGCGAGCATGGGCAATCCGTGGATTTTCGCTGGCCGGGAAGCGGCCAAGCCGGAGCGGATTTCCGTGGCCCTGGAGCATGCACGCTACTTTGTCGACGGGCGTGGAGAGCGCGAGTTCAAGGCGGTTCGCAAGCACATGGTGGGCTATCTCAAGGGGTTTCCGGATGCGGCTGCGCTTCGCATGAAGGCCCTCAACACGCTCACCTTGGAACAGCTTTCCCAAGTCCTGGACCAGGCCGGCTAG
- a CDS encoding endonuclease/exonuclease/phosphatase family protein, giving the protein MVEASVTITALTYNAHLFGQTARFFVNGSLRETDFYFHDAERVPQIGSSVLGTGADIVGLTEIWDDDTRERLLRELSGRYPYAATSPSAPGIGRLLERTYEGWPRLAPRIDGAVGHFTRRHYSVAKTGLATGLAEYLSPYLTEDRIGRALSAILRSGPVWGAGLLFLSRYPIVSSLFLPHPVRADWEHLAGKGVLWSLVELPNGSRVRVSLGHYQEGESAKAREARGNQIDKTRKALEFFARPTLCLGDFNVIGGTPEYDSMLSSLGLADSGKGPTYRDPNPYQEKLGAPRPERPQARQLDYILHGPEWTALESSVPRDDFWSSEGGFHLSDHDPVLTRVRLDDTARRGS; this is encoded by the coding sequence GTGGTAGAAGCGTCAGTCACAATTACGGCGCTCACTTACAATGCCCACCTCTTCGGGCAGACGGCCCGATTTTTCGTGAACGGCTCGTTGAGGGAGACCGATTTTTATTTTCATGACGCGGAGAGGGTTCCGCAAATCGGCTCCTCCGTGCTTGGAACGGGCGCGGATATCGTCGGGTTGACGGAGATTTGGGACGACGACACCCGCGAGCGCCTCCTGAGGGAACTCTCCGGCCGCTACCCCTACGCGGCGACCTCCCCTTCGGCGCCCGGGATCGGCCGTTTGCTGGAGAGGACCTACGAAGGCTGGCCGCGCCTGGCGCCGCGCATCGACGGGGCGGTCGGCCACTTCACGCGGCGGCATTACAGCGTCGCCAAGACCGGTCTCGCGACGGGGCTCGCCGAGTATCTTTCACCCTACCTGACGGAAGACCGGATTGGGCGCGCCTTGTCGGCGATCCTCCGGTCGGGTCCTGTCTGGGGGGCGGGGCTCCTCTTCCTGAGCCGGTATCCGATCGTTTCTTCGCTCTTCCTGCCGCACCCGGTCCGGGCGGATTGGGAGCACCTGGCCGGCAAGGGGGTTCTGTGGTCACTCGTCGAACTGCCGAACGGCAGCCGGGTACGCGTCTCCCTGGGGCATTACCAGGAAGGGGAGTCGGCCAAGGCGCGCGAGGCGCGGGGCAACCAGATCGACAAGACGCGCAAGGCCCTGGAGTTCTTCGCCCGGCCCACCCTTTGCCTCGGTGATTTCAACGTCATCGGCGGAACCCCGGAATACGACTCTATGTTGTCCTCGCTCGGGCTTGCCGATTCCGGAAAGGGCCCGACCTACCGCGATCCGAACCCCTATCAGGAGAAATTGGGCGCGCCCCGCCCGGAGCGTCCCCAGGCCCGGCAGCTGGATTACATCCTGCACGGCCCCGAGTGGACTGCCTTGGAATCTTCAGTCCCTCGGGATGACTTCTGGTCCTCGGAGGGCGGGTTTCATCTGTCCGACCACGATCCCGTCCTCACCCGGGTCCGGTTGGATGACACAGCTCGTCGCGGAAGCTAG
- a CDS encoding Maf family protein, with product MIPSFYLASTSPRRKDLLSRLKIPFVVVAPPFEETPTSLPPRDECLLFAEGKAKSAGEVLRKTVGEGWVLAADTLISCEGEILGKPRDAEDAFRILKRLAGRTHEVHTAVALLDLKTQRIRRHDVETARVTFRPMSEGEIRAYVDTGEPLGKAGAYAVQGAARRLFIENIEGDEEAVIGLPVALVAKWLKEVGLI from the coding sequence ATGATTCCTTCTTTTTACCTCGCCTCCACGTCGCCGCGCCGCAAGGACCTCTTGAGCCGCCTGAAGATTCCTTTCGTCGTCGTCGCGCCGCCGTTCGAGGAGACACCCACGTCGCTGCCTCCCCGCGATGAATGCCTCCTATTCGCCGAGGGAAAGGCCAAGTCCGCCGGCGAGGTTCTCCGGAAGACGGTGGGGGAGGGCTGGGTCCTCGCCGCCGACACCCTGATCTCCTGCGAGGGGGAGATTTTGGGCAAGCCCAGGGATGCTGAGGACGCCTTCCGCATCCTCAAAAGACTGGCGGGCCGCACGCATGAAGTCCATACCGCCGTCGCGCTTCTCGACCTCAAGACGCAAAGGATCCGCCGGCATGACGTGGAGACGGCGCGCGTGACGTTTCGGCCCATGTCCGAGGGGGAAATCAGGGCCTACGTCGATACGGGAGAGCCTCTCGGCAAGGCCGGGGCGTACGCGGTACAGGGGGCGGCGCGGCGGCTCTTTATCGAAAATATCGAGGGCGACGAAGAAGCCGTCATCGGCCTCCCCGTCGCCCTCGTGGCAAAGTGGTTGAAGGAAGTGGGGCTGATCTAA
- a CDS encoding M15 family metallopeptidase encodes MNALSPIFYQLAPRIREEGPSEAVRKADPKGILASGNLHPGFRNKLEKLIERAAQNGLQVLVHEGYRSPEAQARIPAGNTRAKPGYSFHNYGLAADVVFADERGRPSWSERHDWQALGRLGKELGLEWGGDWSRIVDRPHFQYVPSREIGEVRRLHEEGGMPKVWNAY; translated from the coding sequence ATGAACGCATTGTCGCCCATCTTCTATCAACTCGCGCCCCGCATCCGGGAGGAAGGTCCCTCGGAGGCGGTTCGAAAGGCGGATCCGAAAGGCATTCTCGCCTCGGGGAATCTCCATCCCGGCTTCCGGAACAAATTGGAGAAACTCATCGAAAGGGCCGCCCAAAACGGGCTTCAGGTTCTGGTCCACGAGGGTTACCGGAGTCCCGAGGCGCAAGCGAGGATCCCCGCCGGCAACACGCGCGCCAAGCCGGGGTATTCGTTTCACAACTACGGTCTCGCGGCCGACGTCGTCTTCGCCGACGAGCGCGGGCGTCCGTCGTGGAGCGAGCGCCATGACTGGCAGGCTCTCGGCCGTCTCGGCAAGGAGCTGGGGCTCGAGTGGGGCGGGGACTGGAGCCGGATCGTGGATCGCCCCCACTTCCAGTACGTGCCGAGCCGCGAAATCGGGGAAGTGAGACGTCTCCATGAAGAAGGGGGAATGCCGAAGGTTTGGAACGCATACTGA
- the typA gene encoding translational GTPase TypA → MKPTATNPGLRNIAIIAHVDHGKTTLVDFMLKQSGTFRENQAVDDRVMDSMDLERERGITIAAKNCSIFWKGTKINIIDTPGHADFGGEVERGLKMVDGAILLVDSSEGPLPQTRFVLKKALEAKLKILVVVNKIDRKDARPKEVLDEVYSLFIDLDANDEQIDFPVLYAIGREGIAQKTLEEKGVNLVPLFDLILDEVPAPTYDPAEPFQMLVTNLAYSDYVGRLAIGRAVNGGAKKNETLVCIGRDGAPRTLKVTSLQVYDGVRYRDVEAFEPGDVVILSGIENVEIGDTICTSESPKALKRITVDEPTVSMKFMINTSPFSGKEGKLVQSRKILERLQKETLHNVALKVEEGESSDTFLVKGRGEFQMAILIETMRREGFELAVSRPEVIMKEQNGVATEPIEHLFVDIQEDFTGVVTEKLSRRLGRMINMVNHGSGRVRLEFSVPSRGLIGYRNEFLTDTKGTGLMNSYVMGYEPYRGDIKSRVTGSLVSDRQGETVIYGLFHLEPRGTLFVEAGVPVYEGMIIGENNREQDLDVNPCKEKKLSNMRASGKDEALTLTPVLPMTLERAIEFIRDDEQVEVTPKSIRIRKNILQANQR, encoded by the coding sequence ATGAAACCGACCGCCACCAACCCGGGGCTCCGCAATATCGCCATCATCGCCCACGTCGACCACGGCAAGACGACGCTCGTGGACTTCATGCTCAAACAGAGCGGGACATTCCGCGAAAACCAGGCCGTCGACGACCGCGTCATGGACAGCATGGACCTGGAGCGCGAGCGCGGGATCACCATCGCCGCCAAGAATTGCTCGATTTTCTGGAAGGGCACGAAGATCAACATCATCGATACCCCCGGCCACGCGGACTTCGGCGGCGAGGTTGAGAGGGGGCTGAAGATGGTGGACGGGGCCATTCTTCTCGTCGACTCCTCGGAAGGCCCCCTCCCCCAGACGCGGTTCGTCCTCAAGAAGGCCCTTGAAGCGAAGCTCAAGATCCTGGTCGTCGTGAACAAGATCGACCGGAAGGACGCCCGTCCCAAGGAGGTCTTGGACGAGGTCTACAGCCTCTTCATCGACCTGGACGCCAACGACGAGCAGATCGACTTCCCGGTCCTCTATGCGATCGGCCGCGAAGGCATTGCGCAGAAGACGCTGGAAGAAAAAGGCGTGAATCTGGTGCCTCTCTTCGATCTTATCCTGGACGAAGTCCCGGCGCCGACTTATGACCCGGCGGAGCCCTTCCAGATGCTGGTCACGAATCTCGCCTACTCCGACTACGTGGGCCGGCTCGCCATCGGCCGCGCCGTCAACGGAGGCGCGAAGAAGAACGAGACGCTCGTCTGCATCGGCCGGGACGGCGCGCCGCGCACGCTGAAAGTCACCAGCCTCCAGGTCTACGATGGCGTCCGGTACCGGGACGTCGAGGCCTTCGAGCCCGGCGACGTCGTCATCCTCTCGGGAATAGAAAACGTGGAGATCGGAGACACCATTTGCACCTCCGAGTCCCCCAAGGCCTTGAAGCGCATCACCGTGGACGAGCCCACCGTCTCCATGAAGTTCATGATCAATACCTCGCCCTTCTCGGGCAAGGAGGGCAAACTCGTTCAATCCCGGAAGATCCTCGAACGTCTCCAGAAAGAAACCCTCCACAATGTCGCCCTTAAAGTCGAGGAAGGAGAGAGCTCCGATACCTTTCTCGTCAAGGGCCGCGGCGAATTTCAGATGGCGATCCTGATCGAAACCATGCGCCGCGAGGGATTTGAGCTCGCGGTCAGCCGTCCCGAGGTCATCATGAAGGAACAGAACGGGGTCGCCACCGAGCCGATCGAGCACCTCTTCGTGGACATCCAGGAGGACTTCACCGGCGTGGTCACTGAAAAGCTGTCCCGGCGGCTCGGCCGGATGATCAACATGGTGAACCACGGCTCCGGGCGCGTTCGGCTGGAGTTCTCCGTTCCGTCCCGCGGTCTCATCGGTTACCGGAACGAGTTTCTGACGGATACCAAGGGGACCGGCCTCATGAACTCGTACGTCATGGGCTACGAGCCTTACCGCGGCGACATCAAGAGCCGCGTGACGGGTTCCTTGGTCTCGGACCGGCAGGGGGAAACGGTCATTTACGGCCTCTTCCACCTGGAGCCTCGTGGCACTCTTTTCGTCGAGGCGGGCGTGCCCGTCTACGAGGGCATGATCATCGGGGAGAACAACCGGGAACAGGACTTGGACGTCAACCCCTGCAAGGAAAAGAAACTCTCCAACATGCGCGCCAGTGGCAAGGATGAGGCGCTCACGCTGACTCCCGTTCTCCCGATGACCCTTGAGCGGGCGATCGAGTTCATCCGCGACGACGAGCAGGTGGAAGTGACGCCCAAGTCCATCCGCATTCGCAAAAATATTCTTCAGGCCAACCAACGCTAG